The sequence gtaactgaggcccagagaggtgaagcgacttgtccaaggtcacacagatagcaataataataattatggtactcgttaagcatttactatgtgccaagcactgttctaagtggtgaggtagatacaagctacaagATACTAGAGTCTCTGGCGGGCTCCTTCCCTCCAGGTGACTTGAAAGACCCCgggtgttggagtcagaggtcatggattcaaatcccggctcctccaattgtcagctgtgtgaccttgggcaagtcacttcacttctctgggcctcagttacctcagctgaaaatggggattaagacgcatTCTCAGCTTCACTCAGTTCCGGATCATCCTCGGGGACTTCGACTACGACGCCATCGACAGCGCCAACCGGATCCTGGGGCCCGTCTATTTTGTCACCTATGTCTTCTTCGTGCCGCTGGTGAGTTGGGGGGTCCTCCTCCGTCTTCCCGCCCTCTGGCCACCCGGAGCTGGATcccgtagctaccccagcgcttagcaacgtgcttggcactgagtaaatgcttaacacgtgccaccgttattatgatgatgagggtggggagGCCCCGAGGCCGAGGTTGGGGCACAGGGTCGGGATCCCAGGTGTGTTCgtggggcggtggggtgggggaagagctgCTGGCCTGGCAGCTCTGACTCggtcacctccttccccttggcACCACCCCTCtgaccccacctggggctcctcaGAACACGTTCCTGGCCATCATCAATGACACCTACTCGGAGGTCAGGAACTCTCCAGCCAGAAAGACGAGCTTCAGCTCTCGGCTATCTTGAAGCAGGTGACCcagcatctcccccagccctcaaTTTtggtcttccctccccaacaccccagaCCCTGCAGAGGTAACcctcagaggaagggaagggccaCCCAACTCTAGGCGGGGAAGCAGAAAATGAACCCTCTCCGTCCCCTAGCCGTTAGGGTCATAGCTCCGGGCTCTAGGGAATGGCTGCCCTCTAGCCTGGACAGACCTTTGATAGGTGGATTAATTGAGGGGGTttttccctcagcctccctggAGTCCCGAGAATCTCCAGTCTTGGGGAAGGCCAGCCTGCTATccactgggactcagtttcctgtcTCAACCCCTCTCCTTGCCGCGGACCACGGCTGAGAATCCCGCTCTTCTACGAACTCAACTCCCGGTGCTGGCCTGCCCTGGCCATTGGAGgcccgggaagggagggaggaagggaagcggGGCCGGCGCGGTCCCTGGTGTGCAATGGACAGGGGACGGaagctgggtgggtgggggaacagATCAACTGGGGAGGGGGCTACGTGGAGGGAAATTGGGCTTCTGGTTCTCAAGGTTCTCCACCCCCGAATCTCTTCTTGCTGCCAACAGCTCCTCCTCGAACCCAGCTCCCCCAGGGCCTGGGGCTGGTGGGGTCCGTGGGACGGGCTGTTGagtgtctgggcctcagtcatcctGAGTACCCCCTGCCCTTCTGGCCCGGGGCTACAATAAGACGCTGCCGAGGCTGCGGCTGAAGAAGGAGCGGatcgccgagccacgctgcttctctatggtatacGTTAAGCttctactacatgtcaggcactgtactgagcactgaggtagacgcaaggtgatcagctaatcagtccatatcccacctggggctcccagtcttaatccccattttacagaggaggaaacaggcacagagaaacgcttagaacagcgctttgcacatagtgagcgcttcataaatgccattttaaataaatgccattttctgGATCGCCGACGTCCAGAAAGCGCTGCGGAGCGGGTCCGAGGAGCTGGAGTTTGAGGACTTCAAAAACAGCCTGCGGGAGTGAGTGAGCCTCCCTGTGAcgctggctctgccccttaccccatcatcttcccaatcaatcaatggtatttactgagcacctactgagcacCAAGCACTATCCTGAACATTTAGGGGAATATGACACGACGCACATTCTCTGCTCTCCAgcaggagaagcggcatggcctagtgga comes from Tachyglossus aculeatus isolate mTacAcu1 chromosome 16, mTacAcu1.pri, whole genome shotgun sequence and encodes:
- the PKD2L1 gene encoding LOW QUALITY PROTEIN: polycystic kidney disease 2-like 1 protein (The sequence of the model RefSeq protein was modified relative to this genomic sequence to represent the inferred CDS: inserted 1 base in 1 codon) produces the protein MWRLIKAVQGWPAGPEDKQAPTGSWGSSILSPMSSSSSSCRWCCGEGKLSSTSARCAKDILGFAIVFFIVFFTYAQLGSFLFGMQVENFSTFNKCIFTQFRIILGDFDYDAIDSANRILGPVYFVTYVFFVPLNTFLAIINDTYSEVXELSSQKDELQLSAILKQGYNKTLPRLRLKKERIADVQKALRSGSEELEFEDFKNSLRERSGMA